Below is a window of Rhodopseudomonas sp. P2A-2r DNA.
AAGGTACGGGCGGCCCCACTTGCGCGAGCCGGTTTCCATGTAGAAGGCGAAGAAGGCGTCCCAGGCATCCTCGGTGATGTCGTCGCCGGTCAGTGCGTGGACGGTGATGCCGTTGGCAAGCGCATCGCGGCGCTCGCGCTTGATCGCCTTGCGATGACGTGAGTTCAATGTGGCGAGGAAATCGTCGAAGCCGGCGTAGCCGTTGTTGTGGAAGTGGAACTGCTGGTCGGTCCGCTGCAGGAAACCGTTGTCGGCCAGGAACTTCCATTCGTTCTCGCGCGCGAAGGTGACGTGCACAGATGACGCATGGGTGGCGCCGCACAGCGCGACCAGCCCGTTGGCCAGAACCGCCCCGACCTGTGCCACATCGAGGGGATCGCGGATCAGCAGCCGCGGTCCGGTCGCCGGGGTGAAGGGAACCGAGGCCTGCAGCTTCGGATAATACTGCCCGCCGGCGCGCTCATAGGCGTCGGCCCAGCCGCGGTCGAATACGTACTCGCCCTGCGAATGGGATTTCAAATAGACCGGCACGACGCCGATCACCGCGTCGCCGCGTTTGGCGACGAGGTGGCGGGGGCCCAGCCGGTGCGGATGCAGGCCGAATTCGACTTCTCCAATGCGAGCAAGAAAGCATGAGAAATGAATGGGTTGTAGGTCGAAGCGGAGGTAATGCAGTGATGCCCGCCGGGGGCGGCGGAGGCCAGCGTATCAAGCGTGCGGAGATTGCCGACGTCGCTGCCCGAAGTCGCGCAGGCGTCCCAGTCGGAAGCCGCGATCTGGCTGATGGAGGACAGGGCTTCGAGGGTTATGTCCGATGACGTCATCAATCACTTGAACCGGTCAGTTGCGATCAGCCGTCGCGGTGACCGTCCCTAACATTGTGCATCGCGCTGATGACTTCAAGGGTCAGGCGCCAGGCACAAAACCCTCGAAGATCATCTGGTCGGCATAGGCAGTCGCGGCGGCGCGCTGCTCCGGGGTGCGCACGGTCCAGGCGAGCAAGGCACAACCGAAGACGTGGCGGGCGATCCACGGCTCCGGGGCCGGCAACTGGTTGACCCAGTAGGCGACGAAATGCGGTCGGGTCCGGAAGGCGTGGCGAAGATGAAGCATGTCGGCACGCTGTGCCGCCGAGAGCTTGCTCCACTCGCCGTCGTCATAGCTGCGCTGCGCGGTGATGCCGCGCACCAGGTCCGGAATCTGCTGGCGCAGCGCCAGCACCTGGTCGGGGTCGAACGACATGCCGGCCACCGGGCCGCGATAGGATTTCAGGATTTCTGCAACCCGCCCAACGAGTTTACGGTCGCCGTCAAAGTGACTTTTCACTTCGAGCACCAGCGCCACGCGACCGCCGACCATGGCGCAGAGATCGCTCAGCGACATCATCCGCTCGTCGGTGTCCTTGAAGCAGATCTGTCGCAGCTCGGCGGCAGTCTTGTCACGCAACGCGCCGGTGCCGTCGGTGAGGCGGCCGAGCATGTCGTCATGGTGCACCATCGCTTCGCCGTCGCTGGTGAGCTGCAGATCGACCTCGATGCTGAAGTTGCCCGCGATGGCGGCGCGAATCGCAGCGGGCATGTTCTCGATCACGCCGTGGGCGCGGTCGTGCAGGCCGCGATGCGCCACGGGGCGGGCGGTCAACCAGTCGGGTGCACGCATGGGGGTTTCCGTCAGGCGACTTCGAACACGCCTTCGACCTCGACCGCCGCATCGGCAGGCAAGGAGGCAACGCCGACTGTGGTGCGGGCGTGGCGGCCCTTGTCGCCGAACGCCGCGACCATCAGATCGGAGGCACCGTTCAGCACCTTCGGTCCGTCGGTAAAATCCGGCGCCGAATTGACGAAGCCGCCGAGCCGGACCACGCGAACGACCTTGTCGAGATCGCCAAGCGCCGCCTTGATCTGGGCCAGCAGGTTGATGGCGCAACCGCGCGCGGCGGCGCTGCCCTGTTCGACGGTGACGCCGGCGCCGAGCTTGCCCTTGGCAATCAGCTTGCCCTCCGGATTGACGCAGACCTGGCCGGACACGAACAGCAAATTGCCGGTGCGCACGAAGCCGACATAGTTCGCCACCGGGCTCACCGGCTCATGCAAGGTGATTCCCAGATCTGCAAGTTTCTGCTCGACCGTTCCTGCCATTGTCGTCCCCGATATTGATGTAAATGCCGAATGGTTGAAGCCAAGACGTTCCGGCGCAACCTGTTTCGCTGATCGCAGTCAGACATGCACCAGAAAATATGGCGTTTCGACAGCCATTTTTGCTTTTCCGGGCAATCAGCCCCAGTTGCGGCGCAATGCGACGCTCTTTATTGTTCAAATCATTGCTTCGAGGACACATGATGCGCCGCCCATCCTCCCTCTCGCGCCTTCGCCTCGGTTCGCTGGCGCTCGCAACCGTGGTGCTTGCGAGCGTGCCGGGTCTTGGCATCCGCGCGTCTCATGCCGCTGCCAATGCTCCGTTCCTGTCGCATCAGGCGCTGTATGAACTCAACCTGCTGAAATCTCGCGGCAGCGCGGCGATCAACAGCGCTCGCGGACGCATCCTGTACAATTTCTCCGGCAGCGCCTGCGAAGGCTACACCTCGGATTTCCGCCAGGTGTCGGAGCTGGAGAGCGGCGAGGGCAAGAACACGCTCAGCGACCTGCGCTCCACCAGCTGGGAAGACGGCGAAGGCAAGAGCTATCGGTTCAAGATCGACACCCGGATGAACGACGGCGATCCCAGCGCGGTCGATGGCATCGCCGAGCGCAGTGGCGATCATATCACCGTGAAACTGAAGCAGCCGGTGACGAAGACGTTCAACCTCGATGGCGCCACCGTGTTTCCCACCGAGCAGATCCATCGCATCATCGCCGCCGCGCGCGACGGCAAGTCGGTGCTCGAGCTCAAGGTCTATGACGGCTCCGACACCGGCGAGAAGGTCTACAACACGCTCACCGTGATCGGCCAGGCGATCCCCGGCGATCGCGCCGCCAAGGAGCCGGACCCGGCGACATCCAGCGAGGCGATGAAGTCGCTGACGCGCTGGCCGGTGACGGTCAGCTATTACGACGAGTCGGCCAAGCCCAGCAGCGGCGAACAGTCGCCGGTCTATGCCATGTCATTCGAACTGTACGAGAACGGCGTGTCGCGCTCGCTGGTGCTGGACTACAATGATTTCGTGATTTCCGGCACCATGGGCAAGTTCAACGTCAAGGACTCCAAGCCTTGCAAGTGAAGTAGGTGTAGGGTGGGCAAAGCATCGGCGCCCGCAGCGCCGCGATGCGTGCCCACCATGTCTACTTACCGCGCGTGATGCTGGGCACGGCGCAACAGCGCCTTTTCCCACCCTACGAACGCCAGCTTCTATGAGATGGGCCCCGGATCTGCGAAGCTATACTCGGTATTGCATCGCGTCCGGGGCAAGAGCCTAGGCCGTTTGGCGCCGCTACTCGTTCGCCTTCTCAGGACCGTCATAGGCGATGCCGCGAATTACCGCGGCGTTGCCGAATTTCCTGCGCAGGTCATCCATGGCCCGCTCGGCATCGGCGGAGCGGCGGTCGATCATGTCGGTGTCGCCGGCCTGCGACCCCGGCACCAGCGCGCTGACGCCGGTGCCGATCAGGCGGAACGCGGTGCCGTCGATTTCCTTGGCCAGCATCTCGCGCGAGATCGCGAAGATCTTGGCCGCCAGTTGCGTCGGAGCATGGATCGACTGCGACCTCGTGCGCTGGCGAAAGTCGGCGGTCTTCAGTTTCAGCGTGATCGTCGTGCCGGCGAGTTCGCCGCTCTTCAGTCGCGACGACACCTTCTCTGACAGTCGCCACAGGATCTTCTCGAGCGCCGCGAAGTCGCGGATATCGTCGTTGAAGGTGGTCTCGTTGGAGATGGTCTTGGCGCCACGGTCCGGCACCACCTTGCGGTCGTCGATGCCGCGCGCCAGCCGCCACAGCCGGCGGCCTTCGCCGCCGAACTGTTTCATCAACTCGACCTCGTCGGCGCGCTGCAGGTCGCCGATCTTGCGAAAGCCGCGCCGCGACAGCCGTTCAGCAGTCGCCGGTCCCACGCCATAGATGAAGCCCACCGGGCGCTCGGTCAGCATGGCGCAGGCATCGGCCTGATCGATGGCCGCGAAACCGCGGGGCTTGTCGAGGTCGGAGGCGATCTTGGCCAGGAACTTGTTCACCGACAGGCCGACCGACACGGTGATGCCGACGTCGCGTTCGACCTGGCCG
It encodes the following:
- a CDS encoding glycerophosphodiester phosphodiesterase, yielding MRAPDWLTARPVAHRGLHDRAHGVIENMPAAIRAAIAGNFSIEVDLQLTSDGEAMVHHDDMLGRLTDGTGALRDKTAAELRQICFKDTDERMMSLSDLCAMVGGRVALVLEVKSHFDGDRKLVGRVAEILKSYRGPVAGMSFDPDQVLALRQQIPDLVRGITAQRSYDDGEWSKLSAAQRADMLHLRHAFRTRPHFVAYWVNQLPAPEPWIARHVFGCALLAWTVRTPEQRAAATAYADQMIFEGFVPGA
- a CDS encoding cell envelope integrity EipB family protein; this encodes MRRPSSLSRLRLGSLALATVVLASVPGLGIRASHAAANAPFLSHQALYELNLLKSRGSAAINSARGRILYNFSGSACEGYTSDFRQVSELESGEGKNTLSDLRSTSWEDGEGKSYRFKIDTRMNDGDPSAVDGIAERSGDHITVKLKQPVTKTFNLDGATVFPTEQIHRIIAAARDGKSVLELKVYDGSDTGEKVYNTLTVIGQAIPGDRAAKEPDPATSSEAMKSLTRWPVTVSYYDESAKPSSGEQSPVYAMSFELYENGVSRSLVLDYNDFVISGTMGKFNVKDSKPCK
- a CDS encoding RidA family protein, whose amino-acid sequence is MAGTVEQKLADLGITLHEPVSPVANYVGFVRTGNLLFVSGQVCVNPEGKLIAKGKLGAGVTVEQGSAAARGCAINLLAQIKAALGDLDKVVRVVRLGGFVNSAPDFTDGPKVLNGASDLMVAAFGDKGRHARTTVGVASLPADAAVEVEGVFEVA
- a CDS encoding DNA polymerase IV, whose protein sequence is MTDRPPEPSGPRCFCRDCLADQNAGATRCSACGSPRLLRHRALPALTMAHIDCDAFYATVEKRDNPDLADRPVIIGGGKRGVVSAACYIARTYGVRSAMPMFKALELCPSAAVVRPDMAKYVRVGREVRRAMQALTPLVEPLSIDEAFLDLAGTQGLHGMIPAKVLARFAGQVERDVGITVSVGLSVNKFLAKIASDLDKPRGFAAIDQADACAMLTERPVGFIYGVGPATAERLSRRGFRKIGDLQRADEVELMKQFGGEGRRLWRLARGIDDRKVVPDRGAKTISNETTFNDDIRDFAALEKILWRLSEKVSSRLKSGELAGTTITLKLKTADFRQRTRSQSIHAPTQLAAKIFAISREMLAKEIDGTAFRLIGTGVSALVPGSQAGDTDMIDRRSADAERAMDDLRRKFGNAAVIRGIAYDGPEKANE